In a genomic window of Diabrotica undecimpunctata isolate CICGRU chromosome 2, icDiaUnde3, whole genome shotgun sequence:
- the LOC140433367 gene encoding uncharacterized protein — translation MEGPAENPEIVDNVEVIAEATGSLAKKRKSNPSTWKKTIAKVSRHRPKGFPQMPNCKHPSKSKYRCSELSLQDVTKIHRRYYKDADLQSKTQFILQHVMVFSAKRTRIPERTSKRMVSTSFYLPKQRHNKTENIKVCRAALLAILQESRNRVQLLCQKFLQTGVLPSETRGGARHVEKFNTKKESIKTFIKSFVPVQKHYCRAKNKHRQYLPSELSIKKMWYMYSEQHPTPKLTCKYDFFRNVFATNFNIGFDAPYTDKCSTCIRLECETATEKDGDKRAALKLELKVHKVRAEKFYMFLRENNDNELVFSYDCQKNLVLPKIPDQAAYYKRQLYLYNFVICEGHSKATRNCHNTFSYLWTENQYQKGSNQIASALYHRLQNSNFENVTTVKLFSDGCGGQNKNTIVVGMLISWLIKDAPRNVNKVVLYFPVVGHSFIPPDRVFGILERQFQNFSVINNPDEYTDIIKNTCTVIKLGADCSVSNWKSVTEAVVKPPGQWHFQFQKAKKFIFTRSTRNPNTALIQGEANYNFETGEPKSVLKRGKVFGNQAVPEIPEGVAVKDAKIKDIKCLLDLHYGTDWKNNQKLKFFGEMLQQPIDPVDDEEDDFELNAEDESID, via the exons ATGGAGGGGCCAGCGGAAAATCCTGAAATCGTTGATAATGTTGAAGTAATAGCAGAGGCAACTGGTTCTTTGGCTAAAAAACGAAAAAGCAATCCTTCCACTTGGAAAAAAACCATTGCAAAAGTATCTAG gCACCGTCCAAAGGGATTTCCTCAAATGCCAAACTGCAAACATCCAAGCAAAAGCAAGTATCGATGCTCAGAGCTTTCCTTGCAAGACGTAACAAAAATCCATCGCAGATATTACAAAGATGCGGACCTTCAATCGAAGACACAATTTATTCTGCAACATGTTATGGTTTTTTCTGCAAAAAGAACCCGGATTCCAGAACGTACCTCAAAAAGAATGGTAAGCACTAGTTTCTACTTACCTAAGCAAAGAcacaataaaacagaaaatattaaagTGTGTCGAGCGGCATTACTTGCAATACTCCAAGAAAGTCGAAACCGGGTGCAGTTACTTTGCCAAAAATTTCTTCAGACAGGTGTACTCCCATCTGAAACTCGTGGAGGAGCCCGCCACGTTGAAAAGTTTAACACAAAGAAAGAAAGCatcaaaacttttattaaatcttttgtACCAGTGCAGAAACACTACTGTAGAGcaaagaacaaacacagacaatATCTTCCGAGTGAACTGAGCATTAAAAAAATGTGGTATATGTACAGTGAGCAACATCCAACTCCCAAATTAACATGCaagtatgatttcttcagaaacGTGTTTGCCACCAATTTTAATATCGGGTTTGATGCCCCATACACTGATAAGTGTTCTACATGTATACGACTTGAATGCGAGACAGCAACCGAAAAGGATGGTGACAAACGAGCAGCTTTAAAATTGGAGTTGAAAGTCCATAAAGTTCGTGCTGAGAAATTTTATATGTTCTTACGAGAGAACAATGATAACGAGCTTGTGTTCAGCTATGACTGCCAAAAAAACTTGGTGTTGCCTAAAATACCTGATCAGGCTGCGTACTATAAGCGTCAGTTGTATCTTTATAACTTTGTTATATGTGAGGGGCACTCCAAAGCCACACGAAATTGCCACAACACATTCTCCTATCTTTGGACAGAAAACCAGTATCAAAAGGGATCCAATCAAATAGCATCTGCTTTGTACCATAGATTACAGAACTCGAACTTTGAAAATGTCACCACAGTCAAACTCTTTTCTGATGGTTGTgggggacaaaataaaaacaccatTGTTGTTGGTATGCTTATCAGTTGGCTTATTAAGGATGCTCCTCGTAACGTGAATAAGGTGGTACTATACTTTCCTGTAGTCGGACATTCGTTCATCCCGCCAGACCGAGTCTTTGGAATTTTAGAACGACAGTTTCAAAATTTCAGTGTTATCAACAATCCAGACGAATACACTGATATCATTAAAAATACCTGTACTGTGATAAAGCTGGGTGCAGACTGCTCTGTCAGTAACTGGAAAAGTGTCACAGAAGCTGTGGTAAAACCTCCAGGACAGTGGCATTTCCAATTTCAAAAAGCTAAAAAATTCATTTTCACACGATCTACAAGAAATCCAAACACAGCTTTGATCCAAGGAGAGGCCAACTACAACTTTGAAACGGGTGAGCCCAAGTCAGTTTTaaaaagaggaaaagttttcggaAATCAAGCTGTTCCGGAAATACCAGAAGGTGTGGCAGTTAAAGACGCGAAAATTAAAGATATAAAGTGTTTATTGGATCTTCATTATGGAACAGACTGGAAAAACAACCAGAAGTTAAAGTTTTTTGGGGAAATGTTGCAACAACCAATCGATCCTGTAGATGACGAAGAAGATGATTTTGAACTGAATGCTGAGGACGAAtctattgattaa
- the LOC140433761 gene encoding uncharacterized protein has product MMLEGSLQIPASCPLTRDSETRVPDVIIGDEGFGLHKNLLRLFGGTHLDKNKRIFNYRLTRARRYVECAFGILANKWRIFHRPLDIHKTTAVLWTVKACTILHNFIRDKEGSNSDNNVSEEFSYENLTHEVKTRGGNTANLVRTEFVNYFMSEAGSVAWQDEAI; this is encoded by the coding sequence atGATGCTAGAAGGCAGTCTACAAATACCAGCATCATGCCCATTAACAAGAGACTCAGAAACGAGAGTTCCTGATGTGATCATTGGAGACGAAGGTTTCGGATTACACAAAAATTTACTAAGGCTGTTTGGCGGGACGCATCTGGACAAAAATAAGCGAATATTCAACTATCGTTTGActagagctagaagatatgttgaaTGTGCCTTCGGTATCTTAGCTAATAAGTGGAGAATATTCCATCGGCCTCTAGACATCCATAAAACAACAGCTGTATTATGGACTGTTAAGGCATGTACTATTCTACACAACTTTATAAGAGACAAGGAGGGCTCAAACAGTGATAATAACGTATCTGAAGAATTTAGTTACGAAAACCTAACCCATGAAGTAAAAACACGAGGTGGTAATACTGCCAATTTAGTTCGAACAGAATTCGTGAACTATTTCATGTCCGAAGCTGGATCAGTTGCATGGCAGGATGAAGCTATTTAG